GTGATCCCCGCGGAATATGCCGATGCTCCCTGGCTGGAGGCGGTGGTGGCGCAGGCTGATTTTGCTGGGGATCAGCGGCCCCTGCAGGCGGCGGTGATTGCCTTGATGGGGCAGCACTCCTATAGAAGCCCCTCGCTGCGATCTGGTGCCTTGCCTTACCTCAGTTGTCCCCGGCTGACTCCCCGGGAATATGAGGTATTGGATTTGTTGGCCAGTGGCCTTTCAGATCGGGCGATTTCCGAGCAGCTTGTGGTGAGTGAGGAGACAGCCAGGACCTACACGAAGCGGCTCCTCAAGACCCTTGATGTGAGCAACAGGCTCCAGGCCGTTCTGAAGGGCATGCGCTGCGGCATGGTCAAGCTCTAGGGGTGGTGGTGGTCGGTCTTTGAATTGTCCCCGTATGGGGGGATCGAAAAGGCTGGCCGTGGACTGAGAGTTGGCATAGGCAAAAGGAAATACGGGTTCTATGACCATTGCCACTACGGCTTCCACCCTCACCATTGGTGAGCTTGAGGCCAGCTATCCGCTCTATTGCAAAGCCCTACGCATCTTGATTCGCGAGGGTAAAACGATCAACAAGGTGCGCCGCACCGTGTGCTGGCAGCGCCTTGAAGTTCTGCACAATTGCCTGCCAAATCAATATCGCGAACCCGACTATCTCTTCGTATTGCTTTCCAGGGAGGTTAAGGAAGTCATTGCCAAATCCCTGCAGAAATCCTTGGCCTAGCATTGGCATGGCGTTAGGGGAATATTTCTATGGATCATCACAGGGCCGACAGCGCGGATAGCAGCCAGTGATGGATAGCAACCAGTGATGGATAGCAACCTATATGGGAAAGAGCTCGTTAGGTTGCAGGTTGAACTTGTCAAGATGCAGTATTGGATAAAGCATACTGGCTATCGCCTGGTAATTCTTTTTGAAGGCCGTGATGCGGCTGGTAAAGGTGGCACTATTAAGCGTATTACTGAGACGCTAAATCCAAGGGGCTGCAGGGTTGTTGCCCTGGGAACCCCATCTGATCAGCAGAAATCCCAGTGGTATTTCCAGCGCTATGTGGAGCATTTACCATCGGCTGGTGAGATGGTGCTCTTTGATAGATCTTGGTACAACAGGGCAGGTGTGGAGAGGGTGATGAACTTCTGCAGCCCTGCCCAGGTGGAGGAGTTCCTGCAGTCGTGCCCGGAATTTGAAAGGATGCTTGTGCGAAGTGGCATCAGCCTGATCAAGTATTGGTTCTCCGTCAGTGATGGGGAGCAGGAAGTGCGTTTCCTCTCACGACTAAAGGATCCGGCCAGGCGATGGAAATTGAGCCCCATGGATCTTGAGTCGCGGGACCGCTGGGTCGAGTTTTCCCAAGCCAAGGATGAGATGTTTGCCCGCACTAATATTCCAGAGGCACCTTGGTTTACCGTTGAAGCCGATGACAAACGTCGGGCGCGCCTTAATTGCATTCGCCATATCTTGAGCAAGGTTCCCTATGAAGACATGACACCGGAGCAGATTGAATTGCCGCCCCGAAAGGCGGTTGGAGATTATCGACGTCCCCCCCTGAATGGGCAGTTTTTTGTGCCCGATTCCTACGGGTAAAGCTGATGCCTACGGGTAAAGCTGATGCCTACGGGCAAAGCTGATGCCTACGGGCAAATCCGTGGCCGACTGATCAACCCAGCAGGGGTTTGCCGTCGAGTCTGCGGATTGCCACTACCCCGGGCCTGGGCGGCCTGGCGGGTACGCCGGAGGGCCAGTTAGAGCCGAGGGGCACCCAGCGCAACTGCTCAAAGCGTTGGCCGCTGCGGTCCACCAGGCTGTGGGATTGGGCTTCCACCTCCTTGCCCTGGCGCACACCCTGACCCTCGCCCGGGTGCTGCACCGCCATAAACAGGGTGCGAAACCCCTCATCAAAGCAGGGCCCACACAGTTCACAGCCCACTGGACCGATTGCAAAGCAGAGGGCCTTGCCCGCCAAGGCGCCGGCGCGCGGTAGCAGCCAGCAGCTGTTGTTGCCAAAGACGTCTAGGTCAGCATCACCGGAGCGATCGCTCACCAGCCAGAGGTTGCCGGCTGGGTCAAAGGCCAGGTTGTCGGGGTGGCTGAATCCAAGCCCACCTTCCCAGGGCAGGCCGCCGGAGGCCACCATCCGCCAGCGGAAGTTGGACCCTCGAGTGCTGTCGCCGTCGCTCAGTCGCATTACCCAACCGTGGGGCCAAAGGGTTTCGCCCTTGGGGCCGCGGAAGATCGCTGGATCACTGCTGCCGCCTTCATCTCGACCCGCCGCCGTGAAGGCGATCAGCAGGTCGCCATTGATCGGGTCGATGTCGGTGTCTTCTGGGCGGGGGCAGGCGGTGGCACCCGCAGCGTTGGCGGCCAGGTGGGCATCGATCAGGATCGCCCCCTGCTGTCGCAATTTTGCGTCTATGCCAGCGCCGCCCAATGGGTAGAGATCGCCAAGGGTTTTGTAGCGGCCGCAGTAGGCCTGAAGATCGACATCGCTGCCAAGGGCCTCACTGCCGCTGCGCTGGCGGTCGCCATGGGGCAGCACGGTTGGTTGCTGCCAACCAAAGCGCTCGTAATGGCTGGGAGGTTTTGGTTGCACGGCAGTTTCCGGCTCGAGGGCGATCCAGCTGCCGCTGCCTGCGACGTTGAAACGTGCCACCTCCAGCCGGCCAGCCGTTAAAAGGTTTGAATTGGCGGGATCGCGCCGGTCACGCACGGGCGCGTCACTGACAAAGCGGTACAGATGTCCGCCATGGCGATCGCAGCCCGAGTACACCACGAGCGGCTCGCCGGCCCTGGCCACAACGGCCACGGCCTCGTGGCGAAAGCGACCCAACATGCTGTGTTTTACGACGGCTGAATTGGGGTCGCGGGGGTCAAATTCCACCATCCAGCCGTACTTGTTGCCGGCCAGCCGAAAGGGATTGCCGAGCCCATCGAGGCGTGCCCCATCCCAGCGGAAAGGCTTCGCCTGGGGGGAAGACGCCGAGCCATCGGCATGGACGGCCTCGGCCACCTGCGACTGAAAGTTTTCCTCAGCGCTCAGCACGGTGCCCCAGGGGGTGGTGCCGCCGGCGCAATTGGCAAAGGTGCCGATGATTTGATCACCCAGGCCATCGCGGTAGCCAAGTGGCTGGCTGTGGCGAAATACCGCAGCTGCCGGACCGCTGCAGCGCAGTGTCTGCCTTGGTTCGTTGAGCCCGCTGAGGCCATCGATGCGCCTTTCGTAGCGGCTGCCGCCCCTACGTCGCCAGCCTGCTGGTCCTTGCTCTAGCTCGATCACGCCGATGCCGAGGTCGGCCATGGCGGCGCTGGCCACGGTCTCGATCAGTGGGCGCAGGGGGTCGTTTGCGGCCAGGCTGGCCACATCAACGCTGCCGCCGCGGCTGGCCAGGGCCTGCCGCAGGGGCTCCAGCGGCAGGGGGCTGCCTACGGCTTCTGCAAAACCTGCCGCCCAGGTCTGCGGGCTGATGTATTCGAAGTTGATGCTCAACAGAGCCCTGGCATCGGCTAGGGGCTGGAAGGCCAGGTAGTCGTTATTGAAACCAAAGCGGCCCTGGGCTAGGGGATCTCCCCATACGGCGATTAGCTCGGCTCGATAACCCTCGGGAACCAGCAGTTTGTCTTCTACCTTGAAGCTGCGATACAGCCGCCGCTGATCTGCCGCGCCCAGCCCATCGCCTGGCAAGGGCAGGGGGGCACGCACGGGCCGAAAGGGCAGGGCAGCCTTTCCCGTAGTGCCGCTGCCGCCGGCCTCCAGTTGCGGTAAAAGCAGCACGGCGGCGGTGCTGCCGGCACCGATGCCCAACAATTCGAGTAGCTGGCGACGTTTAAGTACGGAGCGGGTCATCTATGGGTTGGTACTTGGCACTTGGGACTTGGCAGCCCGGCAGCCCGGCAGTTGGCGCGGTACCAGCCTGGCCAGGTGTGAGCGTTGCAGCGGATTGAAGTTGTCGTCGGTCGCCAGCAGCAGGCTTGGGCGGCCGTTGCCCAGGGGTGGAGCCGCCAGCAGCACTTCCCAGTTGTCTGGGGCAAGACCGAGTTTCAGCAGATTCCAGCTGATCAGGGGTGCCAGTGGGGTTGCGGCTGCGTTGTTGGATTTAGGGGTTGTGATGGCGTTAGGGGGGTAAAGCACCAGTCGCGCCTGCCACTGGTCCGGTGCCTTAAATAGGCGCCACAAACCGAGTAATCCCTGGTTGGTGACCAGCAGGTCGGTGAGCCCCCAACCGCCAGGCGGCAGGGCCAGGGGTCGGAGCGCTGCAGGTTGTAGGGCGCCGCTGGCATCAGCTGTCCAACGCAGTAGCCGCACGCGATCGGGAGGGTCCTGCAACAGCGGTTTTTCAGCTGCCATCAACAGGTCCCCGCCTGCAGATGCTTGGCTCAAGGATTCCGGGCCCCCATTGCTGCGCAGGCCACGGTCGGAGGAGAGGCGCCAAGCTGGCGGCAGCTCCTGGCTGCCTAGCAGGGAGCCCGTAGCCATGTTGTATTTGAGTAGACCCGCGGGTTGGGGTGGTTTTAGTCGCCCCTCGGCAGCTACCCAAAAGTGCTTGTCACCCACCACCAGCCCCTCACCGTCCATGGGCTCGGGCTGCTGTAGTGCAAGCGTTGAGATGGGAATCAGACCCTGCAGTCCGCCGGCTCGCAAGCCCCGCCAACGGCTGATGCTGCCGCGGGAAGCATCGCTGAGCAACCACAACTCATCCCGGTCCGGTCGATAGGCCCCTGCTGAGAAGCCGCCCCCCTGGCCCGGTTCAAGCAGCCGCTGCTCTGCCACCTCCCAGCCGGCTGAGAGCGGGCACGGCAGGGCAACGGTGGGGACAAAGCCCATCTCCCCCCGCAGTGAATCAAAGGCATGTCACATCTAGCAGAGCCGTTGCTTTTTTGCTTGTTGCGCCTACAGCTTTGGCCTGTGCTGCCCCCGCTTGGAGCCACTGCCAGGGCGCAAGAACAGTGGGCAGGTGGCTAGGGCTGGCATGAACCTCTGGATCCTGCAGAAACGTTGCTCGGGGTTGGTGGAGCCCTATGAGTTGATGCGGCTACGGGAGGAATCACGGCATTTTGGGGTGGCCCTAGAGGCCGTAGCACCCGAGGAGATCGATCTGATCGTTAGCCGCGGAGGCCGCCGCTCGATCCGTAGGTGTGGCCAAGAGGTTGATCTTCCCGATGTGCTGCTTAGCCGAACT
This genomic interval from Cyanobium sp. WAJ14-Wanaka contains the following:
- a CDS encoding LuxR C-terminal-related transcriptional regulator — encoded protein: MDLTPFLTSLEGSTLDQVLVAGAIEGRVALALKGKFLLRSVCESFQERERIGCAVTDQASCLAYLAKQPYGLLIATDHLEYGNGFELVRLARKAQPGLRAVVLALGDVIPAEYADAPWLEAVVAQADFAGDQRPLQAAVIALMGQHSYRSPSLRSGALPYLSCPRLTPREYEVLDLLASGLSDRAISEQLVVSEETARTYTKRLLKTLDVSNRLQAVLKGMRCGMVKL
- a CDS encoding DUF3136 domain-containing protein, which translates into the protein MTIATTASTLTIGELEASYPLYCKALRILIREGKTINKVRRTVCWQRLEVLHNCLPNQYREPDYLFVLLSREVKEVIAKSLQKSLA
- the ppk2 gene encoding polyphosphate kinase 2, with protein sequence MDSNLYGKELVRLQVELVKMQYWIKHTGYRLVILFEGRDAAGKGGTIKRITETLNPRGCRVVALGTPSDQQKSQWYFQRYVEHLPSAGEMVLFDRSWYNRAGVERVMNFCSPAQVEEFLQSCPEFERMLVRSGISLIKYWFSVSDGEQEVRFLSRLKDPARRWKLSPMDLESRDRWVEFSQAKDEMFARTNIPEAPWFTVEADDKRRARLNCIRHILSKVPYEDMTPEQIELPPRKAVGDYRRPPLNGQFFVPDSYG
- a CDS encoding PhoX family phosphatase; protein product: MTRSVLKRRQLLELLGIGAGSTAAVLLLPQLEAGGSGTTGKAALPFRPVRAPLPLPGDGLGAADQRRLYRSFKVEDKLLVPEGYRAELIAVWGDPLAQGRFGFNNDYLAFQPLADARALLSINFEYISPQTWAAGFAEAVGSPLPLEPLRQALASRGGSVDVASLAANDPLRPLIETVASAAMADLGIGVIELEQGPAGWRRRGGSRYERRIDGLSGLNEPRQTLRCSGPAAAVFRHSQPLGYRDGLGDQIIGTFANCAGGTTPWGTVLSAEENFQSQVAEAVHADGSASSPQAKPFRWDGARLDGLGNPFRLAGNKYGWMVEFDPRDPNSAVVKHSMLGRFRHEAVAVVARAGEPLVVYSGCDRHGGHLYRFVSDAPVRDRRDPANSNLLTAGRLEVARFNVAGSGSWIALEPETAVQPKPPSHYERFGWQQPTVLPHGDRQRSGSEALGSDVDLQAYCGRYKTLGDLYPLGGAGIDAKLRQQGAILIDAHLAANAAGATACPRPEDTDIDPINGDLLIAFTAAGRDEGGSSDPAIFRGPKGETLWPHGWVMRLSDGDSTRGSNFRWRMVASGGLPWEGGLGFSHPDNLAFDPAGNLWLVSDRSGDADLDVFGNNSCWLLPRAGALAGKALCFAIGPVGCELCGPCFDEGFRTLFMAVQHPGEGQGVRQGKEVEAQSHSLVDRSGQRFEQLRWVPLGSNWPSGVPARPPRPGVVAIRRLDGKPLLG
- a CDS encoding esterase-like activity of phytase family protein — protein: MGFVPTVALPCPLSAGWEVAEQRLLEPGQGGGFSAGAYRPDRDELWLLSDASRGSISRWRGLRAGGLQGLIPISTLALQQPEPMDGEGLVVGDKHFWVAAEGRLKPPQPAGLLKYNMATGSLLGSQELPPAWRLSSDRGLRSNGGPESLSQASAGGDLLMAAEKPLLQDPPDRVRLLRWTADASGALQPAALRPLALPPGGWGLTDLLVTNQGLLGLWRLFKAPDQWQARLVLYPPNAITTPKSNNAAATPLAPLISWNLLKLGLAPDNWEVLLAAPPLGNGRPSLLLATDDNFNPLQRSHLARLVPRQLPGCRAAKSQVPSTNP